Proteins encoded within one genomic window of Methanobacteriales archaeon HGW-Methanobacteriales-1:
- a CDS encoding thymidylate synthase: MKIVILSSGEYGSRIVNTIASKGFAQYIVGIYEFSDDLPEFLDDVSTYIPENLPEADLLISVGLFGDINLVIPEIISQTGIKSVIVPIHDPKQIPAGLQNEIESMVKNINSEVKIIFPKPFCSLIPNGDEFIDRFAELFGKPKLEIDADSRINGITVIRGAPCGSTWYIAEKLAGLPIEEAEFESGNKFHNYPCLASMNTDPMVGDTIMHLAGYKTKEAVKRALGFTLKSAVVDNEVCLGGEDCDYLCRASCPNVRAGDETVFVDNDGKAEIDPASCGVCEICIKECPYGVIEIYEEKINIKPDSIK, encoded by the coding sequence ATGAAAATTGTAATTTTAAGTTCTGGTGAATATGGCTCTAGGATTGTTAATACTATTGCTTCAAAGGGATTTGCACAGTATATTGTAGGAATTTACGAATTTTCAGATGACTTACCTGAGTTTTTAGATGATGTTTCGACTTACATTCCTGAAAATCTTCCAGAAGCTGACTTATTAATATCCGTTGGCCTATTTGGTGATATCAATTTAGTAATTCCGGAAATTATTTCTCAAACTGGTATTAAATCAGTTATCGTACCTATTCATGATCCTAAACAGATTCCAGCTGGACTTCAAAATGAAATAGAAAGTATGGTTAAAAATATCAATAGTGAAGTTAAAATAATATTTCCTAAACCATTTTGTTCCTTAATTCCTAATGGTGATGAATTTATAGATCGATTTGCAGAGCTTTTTGGAAAACCAAAACTTGAAATAGATGCAGATAGTAGAATAAATGGTATAACTGTTATTAGGGGCGCTCCTTGTGGTTCAACATGGTATATAGCTGAAAAACTGGCTGGGCTACCTATTGAAGAGGCTGAATTCGAATCAGGAAATAAATTTCATAATTATCCCTGTCTGGCCTCTATGAACACAGATCCTATGGTGGGAGATACAATTATGCATCTGGCTGGTTATAAAACCAAAGAAGCTGTAAAAAGGGCTTTAGGTTTTACTCTCAAATCTGCTGTTGTGGATAATGAAGTGTGTTTGGGTGGGGAAGACTGTGATTATTTATGTCGTGCTTCTTGTCCTAATGTGAGGGCGGGAGATGAAACCGTTTTTGTTGATAATGATGGAAAAGCTGAAATTGACCCGGCTTCTTGTGGAGTTTGTGAAATTTGCATAAAAGAGTGTCCTTATGGAGTAATAGAGATTTATGAAGAAAAAATTAATATTAAACCAGATTCCATAAAATAA
- the cobM gene encoding precorrin-4 C(11)-methyltransferase has translation MIGKVIFIGGGPGDPELLTVKAYKVIENAEIIIYAGSLVNKDILSCAREDATIHNSASLNLNEIIDLMESGVLEGKTVARVHTGDPAIYGAIGEQIRELDKKGIEYDIIPGVSSLFATAAALRSELTLPEISQTVIITRPEGRTPKPSKESISSLASHQATMCIFLGVHMIKNVVEDLLSHYPLDTPVGVVQKASWPEEIVVRGTLENISKKVLDAGIKKTAMIVVGPVLDPGDFKASKLYDATFKHEYRDSEC, from the coding sequence ATGATTGGAAAAGTAATTTTCATCGGTGGAGGTCCTGGAGACCCGGAACTACTTACTGTCAAGGCTTATAAAGTTATTGAGAACGCAGAAATTATAATATATGCTGGTTCTTTAGTAAATAAAGATATTTTAAGCTGTGCTCGAGAAGATGCAACTATTCATAATAGTGCTTCTTTAAATCTAAATGAAATTATTGATTTAATGGAAAGCGGGGTTTTAGAAGGTAAAACTGTGGCCAGGGTCCATACGGGCGATCCTGCTATTTATGGTGCTATTGGGGAGCAAATTCGAGAACTGGATAAAAAAGGTATTGAATATGATATAATTCCTGGAGTAAGTTCTCTTTTTGCAACAGCAGCTGCTTTAAGATCTGAATTAACCCTTCCTGAAATTTCACAGACTGTGATTATCACTCGACCTGAAGGTAGAACTCCTAAACCCTCAAAAGAATCAATATCTAGTCTGGCCAGTCATCAGGCGACTATGTGCATATTTTTAGGCGTGCATATGATAAAAAATGTGGTAGAAGATCTTTTGAGTCATTATCCTTTGGATACTCCAGTGGGTGTTGTTCAGAAAGCTTCCTGGCCAGAAGAAATAGTTGTTAGAGGTACTCTGGAAAATATTTCTAAAAAAGTACTTGATGCGGGAATTAAAAAAACAGCTATGATTGTGGTGGGTCCGGTTTTAGATCCAGGAGACTTCAAAGCATCTAAATTGTATGATGCTACATTTAAGCATGAATATAGGGACTCTGAATGTTAA
- a CDS encoding ABC transporter, whose protein sequence is MSFNVVSIKNMSYKIRDNYILEDITLSIKNNDFLAIIGPNGGGKSTLLKIIMGLLKPEKGTVSVFNTSPEEARGKIGYLPQITHLESDFPINVFDTVMMGRYNGIFKDYTNKDEKYVMESLEAVKMADFKDKQIGNLSGGEMQRVLIARALSRRPKLLLLDEPTASIDPEMQSLFYELLKKIRKEMAVVLVSHDVGVVSSYVESIACLNGRLFSHGPVETAAKGIKEAYNFKLDLLTHGTPRRILKEH, encoded by the coding sequence ATGTCTTTTAATGTGGTTTCAATTAAAAATATGAGTTATAAAATTAGGGATAACTATATTCTTGAAGATATAACTCTTTCTATAAAAAATAATGATTTTTTAGCAATAATTGGTCCTAATGGCGGCGGAAAAAGCACATTGCTAAAAATTATAATGGGATTATTAAAACCCGAGAAGGGCACCGTGTCGGTTTTTAATACCTCTCCTGAAGAAGCAAGAGGTAAAATCGGATATTTGCCTCAAATAACTCATTTGGAATCTGATTTTCCTATTAATGTATTTGATACGGTCATGATGGGTAGATATAATGGAATTTTTAAGGATTACACTAATAAAGACGAAAAATATGTCATGGAATCTCTAGAAGCAGTTAAAATGGCCGATTTTAAGGATAAACAAATTGGAAATTTATCTGGAGGTGAGATGCAGCGTGTTCTAATTGCAAGAGCTTTATCTAGAAGGCCTAAATTATTATTACTTGATGAGCCAACTGCTAGTATTGATCCGGAAATGCAAAGCCTGTTTTATGAACTTTTAAAGAAAATTAGGAAAGAAATGGCAGTTGTTTTAGTTTCTCATGATGTAGGTGTGGTTTCATCTTATGTAGAAAGCATTGCTTGTTTGAATGGTCGACTATTTTCGCATGGCCCTGTTGAAACTGCAGCTAAAGGTATAAAAGAAGCATATAACTTTAAATTGGATTTGTTAACTCATGGAACACCTAGAAGGATATTAAAAGAACACTAA
- a CDS encoding ribose 5-phosphate isomerase A: MNLKKNTGYEAAKEVLDGQVVGLGTGSTTHYFIEKLGMRIKEEDLDIMGIPTSYQSFFLANDCNIPVTTLEEHDIDLAVDGADEVDPALNLIKGGGAAHTLEKIIDYSADRFIVIVDDSKMVETLGKFPVPLEVIPTAARVVSQILEDMGVATSIRMAERKDGPVITDNGNFVIDAEFGILNDPEELEIELNSIPGVVENGIFSGVVDQVFVGTPDGIKKI; encoded by the coding sequence ATGAATTTAAAAAAAAATACCGGTTATGAGGCAGCTAAAGAAGTTTTAGATGGGCAGGTCGTTGGTTTAGGAACTGGATCAACCACTCATTATTTTATAGAAAAACTAGGAATGAGAATAAAAGAAGAAGATTTGGACATTATGGGAATACCCACATCTTATCAGTCTTTTTTCCTGGCCAACGACTGCAATATACCAGTAACCACTCTAGAAGAACACGATATAGACCTCGCTGTAGATGGTGCTGATGAAGTAGATCCTGCTTTAAATCTCATTAAAGGAGGAGGTGCGGCTCACACACTAGAAAAAATTATCGATTACTCTGCAGATCGATTTATTGTTATTGTAGATGATTCTAAAATGGTCGAAACCCTTGGAAAATTCCCAGTACCATTAGAAGTTATTCCTACTGCCGCTAGAGTCGTTTCTCAAATTTTAGAAGATATGGGAGTGGCTACTTCAATAAGAATGGCTGAGCGAAAAGATGGTCCAGTTATAACTGACAATGGAAATTTTGTCATAGATGCTGAATTCGGGATTTTAAATGATCCAGAAGAACTTGAAATTGAATTAAATTCCATTCCAGGCGTTGTTGAAAACGGAATTTTCTCTGGAGTTGTTGATCAAGTTTTTGTGGGAACACCAGACGGTATAAAAAAGATTTAG
- a CDS encoding nickel-responsive regulator 1 → MTIISISLNEKLLGELDSLKEDMGFSGRSDVIRAAARILIDDNRQSKNISGNVNAVIFLIHSQKVEDKVTEVKHNYEDIINTQIHSHLKEGNCLEIFILEGDALRIKDLARKFRNCGKMEHLKVIVF, encoded by the coding sequence ATGACCATAATAAGCATATCCCTAAATGAAAAACTTTTAGGAGAATTAGACTCTCTAAAAGAAGATATGGGATTTTCTGGCAGATCCGATGTTATTAGAGCCGCTGCTAGAATATTAATTGATGATAACCGACAAAGCAAAAATATCTCAGGAAATGTGAATGCTGTAATTTTTTTAATACATAGTCAAAAAGTTGAAGATAAAGTAACTGAGGTTAAACACAACTATGAAGACATCATAAATACTCAAATACACAGTCATTTAAAAGAGGGAAATTGTCTTGAAATATTCATTTTAGAAGGCGATGCTTTGCGAATAAAAGACCTTGCTCGGAAGTTTAGAAACTGTGGGAAAATGGAGCATCTCAAGGTGATTGTTTTTTAG
- a CDS encoding zinc ABC transporter substrate-binding protein produces the protein MEKDFKILFMVVLIILTVSGTLIYFSNYHDFLNYNNASNVSNSKIVVAASVLPQKEFIEKVGGDKVQVIIMVPPGADPHTYEPKASQMEQIANAQIYVQVGSGIDFEMTWIDKIKSLNRNMIVINDSKGITFIPSIENTSNTEKNGENFSSTGIIESDPHVWVSPKNAQIMVENIYQGLVKIDPQNKEYYLINKENYLKELRQLDKNITRELSNQKGSKILVYHPSWGYFCQDYGMTQIAIEKEGKDPTPKEMMNIINLSKKDNITAIFVSPQYNTRSSEVIASEIGAKLIFVDELAPDYVVNMRKIVKAFENG, from the coding sequence ATGGAAAAAGACTTTAAGATTCTTTTTATGGTAGTTTTAATAATTTTGACTGTTTCCGGAACACTAATTTATTTTTCTAATTATCATGATTTCTTGAATTATAATAATGCTTCAAATGTATCTAATAGTAAAATAGTTGTCGCAGCATCTGTTTTACCTCAAAAAGAATTCATTGAAAAAGTGGGTGGGGATAAAGTCCAGGTAATCATTATGGTTCCTCCCGGAGCGGATCCACATACCTATGAACCAAAAGCCAGCCAAATGGAGCAGATTGCTAATGCTCAAATCTATGTTCAGGTAGGGTCGGGAATTGACTTTGAAATGACTTGGATTGATAAAATCAAATCTCTTAATCGTAATATGATTGTAATAAATGATTCTAAGGGGATTACTTTTATTCCAAGTATTGAAAATACTTCAAATACTGAAAAAAATGGAGAAAACTTTTCTAGTACGGGAATAATTGAATCTGATCCTCATGTCTGGGTTTCGCCAAAAAATGCCCAAATAATGGTTGAAAATATTTATCAAGGTCTGGTAAAAATTGACCCACAAAATAAGGAGTATTATTTAATTAATAAAGAAAACTATTTGAAAGAACTAAGACAACTGGATAAAAACATTACTCGTGAGCTTTCTAATCAAAAAGGGTCTAAAATATTGGTTTATCATCCTTCATGGGGATATTTTTGCCAGGATTATGGAATGACCCAAATAGCTATTGAGAAGGAAGGAAAAGATCCAACACCTAAAGAAATGATGAATATTATTAACTTATCCAAAAAAGACAATATTACGGCAATATTTGTTTCGCCTCAGTATAATACGAGAAGTTCAGAGGTTATAGCTTCTGAAATAGGGGCTAAACTTATTTTTGTAGATGAACTTGCACCAGACTATGTCGTTAATATGAGAAAAATTGTCAAGGCCTTCGAAAATGGGTGA